The Humulus lupulus chromosome 7, drHumLupu1.1, whole genome shotgun sequence region cggttgtctttggaaaagcctgcCATTACcctgtcgagctcgagcataaagcgtattgggctatcaaagccctaaactttgatctgaatgtcgcaggtatcaatcgcaaactccagaggagttgagaaacgatgcatatAAAAATTCCatgatttataaagaaaaattgaaaatcgcCCACGATAAACAAATCCtgcgaaaacactttgagccaaatcagaaaGTGCATTTGTACGATTCTCGCTTGCACTTGCATCCCGGTAAACTGCGATCGtgatggactggtccatttgtagtgaagcaagtatttcccaacggttcggtggaggtcgaggacccaaccgatgggagaatttttcacgtcaatggccaaagactgaagcattacattgagagtgtgagttgtgttgaagaggtccttcttaaggacccaatttaTACACTCTGAAATTCTAAATGgtttgttgttgttctttttatttttatttttcattatctttattttttgtctgtcttttatttttgtatgcttttcgtttttgtattttgttttggggtattgttacCAGGCTATTTTCGCTCTCACCTCATGGACAcggtcatcatccaggtgttctctttccttatctttttcattgattattcattttgacattgaggacactgtctgatttttggttaggggtggtgagcatgcattggctTTCATTTGGAAAATCATATTGTTACgtcattagcattcatttggaaaacattattgtcttgttgattattttttaagtcaaattttctcaaaattatccaagcatgagtataacttgttggtttgagtcagtttttactatgtttagctattaagaagtgattttcagagttcttttgtgcactttccaaacatgtgataaattggttgttaacacaaatagttgagagaaatttcaagtttaaagtttttcatttcttggtgagttgtgagagttgagaaaataactttttgaacttttattgatcatttgagttggtaaagtcacatctttggaatttaaaacatgacatttactagagggatgtttTCATATAAGAGtgagtctttgtaataaattttaaatttgtgttccatttagtgtattttatttgtcttttttttcttttcatttttgtgttgtctcttgtcaaaaagaagagaaaagaatgatgaaaaaaacaaaagaaaaagaaaaaaaataatagataaatgaaaaaaatgaaaaaaaaagagaacaagagcaacacttccttctattattttgtagttgttgaaaaaaaaatatttctattactattattttgtgtaattgtattaaaaaaacaattttattatcattacagttcattttcttatttatcgtttctagttagttgtcattctgttctttgagttttctcatgtaaatcccaaaggttgtttgtcatttgaattccaataagttcatttgcctatcttgtgatcaatacttgttcaaattgcttgtcctaaaaagtttatatTTTCTCATTTGAGCGTACACTgctacatttccaactccaagagtgtaatccttcccatacaaatactttcaatgcccgtgaggaatttggagttgagatctttttACTTTTGAGATTtctcgatactatttgtgttaagACTTGTGATAAAAataatatggtttggtgcacacacacacagctctgaaatcgcaactatagtagcttagatagtaatttTTGACTTCTTGCCGATACTTTGAaaaatgcttagatgattttgcttggtttgacttgattattcaacttgacaattttctttttcgcttgaattgctagggactagcaataagctagttaggggttgtgattagtgttcaaaaatgcaaattcattaattttaaagtgtaaaataaattaagttttaattaatattttcatgaatttattgtaatatttgttttaattgaaaatattaatttttgatttaatttatgtttaattttcaggaaataatttGCATTTGGACAATaataaaaagagagaagaaagaaatagttaaaattgacaaaaagagaagagaaaatgaTATTCTTGAGATTAAATCCCAACTAAAGGAGAAGCCCAAGCCCAACTTCCTCCCCAGCCTGGAGCCGAGCTTGCAAGCCGTCTGATGCTGCCAGCCTGCCAGCTACTTGCCTCGCGCCACCTGTCAGCTGCCCTTCAATCTCTTAGCATCTGAAGCCCAACGTGCCCAATCCGAAGCTTCAACTCTCCAGCAGGCCCAATTCGGGTCTTCTCCTTCCCCTCCTCTCCCATCAGCGCCAACCCCCTCCAGCAAAAGCCCAACAGGCCCAGCAACTTGCCTCCTTTAGCCGTCCACGTGTCGCCTCCCCATTGGCTGggagtgggtcaaaaccctcttgtaccattagccaccttcaacccatattttgtgggtattgggccttgcaaaattgccattttgagctttaaagctcatcttttttggtgtctTTGAAAAAGAGCAGACCATGccccaaaataactaggttaatatttataataagatttgatttttcaaaatcatattttattattaatatttcagatttattttgtaagccccatttgttgtttaatttctttttacttcttttttttttctctataaatagagactcttTCTTCATACTATGTATGTaattttagagtaaagaaactataacaAAGTTtatactcactttcttcttagaattttgtgagaatcatgagcataatggcctaatcttcctaggaaggttagggatgattccatatgctagtgatgttattttgctactttgatttactatgttcttaatgtaaaatttttgagttatttatgttctttcatctccatctttattttgttatctttatttacttatgctaatagtatataggattaatcatgctctttctatgtacttctaattagtaaaagtaatattgatacataattttatgtctaatcttctattgcattattgcctttgggtattttgtcatttttagatttttcataagattaacattgtgcttttaaagtaaagaactttataactcaaatgaactttagTTAGAAAATAATGTGGACTTTAAtattagattttccaagtaaatgttgggatgtgaactatttacttgtgtatttttgtaaatcaagtaaccaagtaactaaacaagcatatggatgattcttgaaacctttccttttctcaaactcttgattacatcttacatttatttcacttatctcattttatcactttatcaaaaagacaataccaaaatctcaaacctcttttcatttacaattttatttttttcttgttactaactttttgtgttattttctactaattgtttgattttaggttacctccttgtggatggaccgcccgatcttactacaactatcgcttagtggtagtcacattttgggtgTTAAACAATGCCAGGTTGTTCTTCCGCTGCTCTATGGACTGCACGACTTCCAAGTTTAAGCTATTAAGTTCTTACTCTGGAGTCCCTTGAGATTGTGGATCTTCCATGTATAATTGGATAAGCATAAAAAAGACACAACGACAAAATGAAGTTTTTGTAGAAAGAGCAAACAGATACATTGTTAGTGATGATTTACAGGTGATGTTGTTGTGTACTGCAACAAGCTTTTCTTTATTGTCAAAGTGTGGAATCATGGATGGGAATGCAATTGAGGAGAGAGCATTCAATTTGGGAAAAGATGAggtatgaaaaataaaaataaaaagaactatgTTGTTTTCTCTTTTCTTTAGCTACTCTTCTAGAGTATGATTGGCTTTCTAAATTATTGTGATATGTTTTCAGGTTCTGGATTTGCTCATGAACTCATTGGTATCAAGAACGCCTTTGACAGAAACTCTTCTGAAGCATAAACCAGTACCTATTGAGTTGAACAATGTCATTTCTTATCAACGTAAATCAGCAAAAGAGAGGACGAATCAGGAACAAGGTATTTATGTCAAACTTTTCGTTAGCAAATCCAAGAAGATGATTTGCTATACGGAAGCAAAGAAAGATTTTATTGATCTGCTCTTCAGCTTCTTAACTGTACCACTTGGTCATATAGTAAAACAAGAATATGATTATGGTTCCCTCAAAGGTTGCACGGACCAGTTGTACAAGAGTGTCAATGATTTTGGCGAACAAGGCTTCACCTCAAATGACCACAAGGAAATGCTAGTCAATCCGAGGGTAGCCCCTGGTTTTAGCTATGGCAATTATCTGTTGGGAATTGAGGAAGCCTCTCTTCCATCATGTCATTACTATTCTGGTGATTTGATTAGTGAGCCTTATTTTAATGAACTTAAGAACAAAGAAGAGTCAATTCCTCTTACATTAAAGTATTCCAGATCTCATGACAAGGAAGGAGAAAGCCGTGATGGATTCTTAAAAGGAATGAATTTGTTCACGGTGACGGACAATCTGATCATAAAACCAGTATCACCAATGTTAGGCCTGCCCATTCTCAATGAATTGAAGGTGCCTTTCAATGACATTGAGGAGCGAACTGTGCGTGTGAAAAAGGAAGAGGtaaattctttatttattttggttaTTAACCATAGAATACAGTATTAGATTCATAACAGAAAATGCTCATAACGTACGCTATTGTCATCATAAACCCTTTTCATCTACTACTTAAACATCGCTATAGCTGCAAGAGAATTATTGCTAAATACACTTTTCTTGTCTCTTTTTCGCAGTATTTTACTTCATTGTTTGACTTGTGAACTACAATTATTTTAGTAGATTTTATATGGGAGAGTATAAAAGAATGAAAAAGGAAAAGAGTATTGCTATATATAACACTCATATTGCAAAGTTATTCTTTTTTTGCAGGCATTAAATCTTCTGATGTCTTCCTTTGTTTCGGAATCTGCACTTACCAACACATTTATCTAAGAACCAAAGCGAACACAGCGGTGAATGTGTATCTTTCACAAGAAAGTGGAGCCATATACGTTTTGCTTACTATGATTGGTGTTGTTTGTAAGAGACATATAGTTTAATGTGATACTATGGTGTTGCAATAATATTGTTTTCTTTTTTGGATTGTTGTCGTTAGACGTTGTCATTAAAATACATAGTTGTGTTCTTGTTTGTATGAAATTTATTATGTAGTTATAACTACATAATAAATTTCATACAAAAGGCTAAATTGGAATCAAGGCGTTTCCCCTAGCTCTACGAGGTATAATTAGTCTCGAGGGGCACCGAGTCATAAACCtcaacaataacaataaaaaacttcataaaatattatagaaCTCATAAAATTCATGTAAATAACATTGTCAATGTTGAAAtattaaacttgatttaattAGAATGGTTAAATCttgaattttcatgtatttaagAGAGTTTCTATAGTCTCCATGTATTTACAAGAGTTTTTTAAGTACTTTAATATAGTCTCCATGTATTCTATAACTCTCATTTCTTAGTAAGTAGACGAGAATTATTTAGAATAATCTGCTAGCTAATTATTTAATTGTGCTTCTAGAATGATACATAGAGTCCTATATCAATAGAGATGTAGTCTTATCATTTTGTATCAAGTCAAAAATACAAGTTGAGTTCTATAATAAAAAGCATCTTCCATCATAATATTCTCTCCAAATATAGACTTTAACTTCGTTTTTTATGCATAAAATTACTGGGAAATACATAAAAAGCGAAGTTAAAGTTTTTAACAGACTTTTAACTTCGCTTTTTGGTTTAACACTCATAAAAATTAAGCTACTACTTTAGTTTTATTGTAGACAAGTAGAACAGAGCTTTTAACTTTGGTCTTTTCGTAATAACCAAAGCTAATTAAGAGTACtttttaactttgatttttttttttaaaaaagaaaccgAAGTTAAAGATCTTTAAAAATTTTTACACCTGCACGCCTCCTCATtctgaaacacaaaaaaaaaacccGAAAACCCCCATTACCACCATGAGAGAGAAAAGAGTTTTACCTATTTCCCatcatttttcttgttttcttcaaatttcttccatcatttttgTTAAAAACTCATCTAGATCATATAAAACTGGTTATATTTAGTTTTGAGAGGAAAAAGTTGTTTATTTGATAATGTGTATGAGTGGTGGTCGAAAATACTCATTGTTTTGGGTTTCTAAATGGATTTTCAACATCCAAATAcgtttttgagctttgaaattgATACGGATCATTAAATATTTGTTTGTATGCTTTTTTGTTCCTTATtatttcagatttattatatatttttttataaatattgatAATGTATAGGTTTTAAATGTTGATAATCTTGATTTGGAATTGCATTTGACTATTTAAGAATGTATGAATCTTCCAAATATGTGTTTATgataattttctttattaattcgaatttaatattattatattaataaatttataattttttgtaattttattgtagagtccaagaactttacttagctaagatagataatagtatgatagtatttatagcattatctttgttactgtggatttttggttcagaccgggaattatttggacactcatagtagtacttatagattttttaagtttaatctatagtttaagaatattaagtttaacctaaggtttgattaatgtgactgatattaaggataatatttattatactataaggtttagatatcaaccaataggaatttaagcacatgttattaatggtgattaaggattatgtattttttaggattaaaaataataaggagtaaagtttgaatgttatagggtcagtcagcagctttgaatacgttgagggcttagtcaaggctgtttaccccattcaaacttagctaaaaatgtgtaatttcgtgtttaattaatcagcttatgccgatatatcgcagctatagggggcgatatatcgcagcacgtagatacggaaaacacgagacgatgcacgggagcctcaggcatactggcccaggcgatatatctcctacagggggcgatatatcgcctccttcagcatatattcaaacgtttttgaattcttttcctttcagccattcaaactcctccataagtccagcatcttttgaacgagtcttcagcctctactgaacgattattcaaatgattttcacctaaaaagccattatttttattcaagtaaaatcaagatactttcattcccaaactctataaataggacctagtacccagccattattcaccttttgctctaagttcagaagctgctagtgttaagtgagtgtgagagtgtaaacacctggtttgggaaaatcataagcttaaacatcataagcttatcaaaaacTTTGGGAAGTGACGTTCTATAGTATTttggttgaggtgtagattggtctttcaagtctttgaggtaaccaaaactctagttcatttctgtattatgttattttctttctcatagtcttctactcaatctctaaccttaatcttcattttggttagggaatctaagttcttgagtaCATAAGTtccggtaagcatgtttctcaaatggtttagtcttcccatttccttttcatctctttccttctttcaactcactcttgttcattatggttttaggagtgttccaaaaattCCCAACTCaatccacatatcccggtaactttggtaaggaaaataggctagaatctatatgtttatgtttatgttatcttatgtgttatgttttgatatgttatgaatgtgtatgtttgtaggcttgggcttatgccctatttgactaacaagaccccaaaaagattgtgggcatatgcctatttagctggtaggaccccactaatctcatgggcataagcttgtttagtctatgggaccccaagtaataatggccattataataagtgaattatgtgttatgatatgtctttacgtttattatgaaatttatgtgtatgactatgtgttagattttccttgctgggcattaggctcattcctttctgtttatgtgcaggaaataagctttagaggcggaaagattcgtgacgcttagaggatgtgtatcgatggtgaatggagtcaaggggccgagcgttattcgattcgaggatgtagtcttgtttatgtttttatggttttaaatgtattttccgcattttctatgtaactcttttcacttaagttatttttgttattaagacaatgggtacccatatcctacttatttttatgaaagtaacctttgtttctgcaagtttataataaattatggtattttcgcaaatgtatgttttagtaagaatttgtatgtatagtttgataatggtccaagagtctagattagtgggtcattacagttggtatcagagcaacggttcctttgcatgaagttctcctcgatacacatgctcaaagctccgaatcggaccgccaagtaagtgtttaagttactagttatgttacttatgtgtatagctaacacctttagtgtttatgttttcagttaagaatgaacgaagctttaagcaatgaggatatccgagccattaaggctttaaaaagaataagggagccaaggaacaccataggagcactagaaaagatcactcggagattgatcttgttccacaatgAGATAGGTCACTTTCAAGAATCtaggcaaatcatgatgagagctgcagaataatatgtcctagtaattaggcttttaaaagattttccttcagcaattttaactttagaagaaatatgggagaatataaataatgatgatgacttacaagcagccctaagatattattctctcatacttaagttcacctatgatttagagtttcaattcactaatgagcaacaacataggatcttcttgaatcttccccgaggaaattttgagtctcaagacaacgatgattataaggagatagatgatgatatgctagatgaaggatcggatgtagaagatcccgatttttagaatagctagtttttcattgtttgttttgtttatttctttattttatgattgtaataagtgaaaattattttttttcaaattaatttcatgttattttatcatcatgtatgagtttgattctatttttcacaatcataataagtaataaataaaataaataatgactaagttcagtgagggtggatacaaatcaatgaaccaagtttctttattgagagttagggggccttagtagtgggaacgattttactgatcccagccctccctcaatatagttaactttggaacaaagataagtttcgagcctgagaattaagtcatttaggatgattagaaacacacttagaaaataaaggtgacttgtttttctaagtatagaaacccactctaataatgaataaagacctatataatttttcataagaagtcataataaataggtccgagatatgtttgttttagaataagttttttccttagagcctattagggtaagttctaacaagttctcgactgttagaacttttggtgaagatgtcgctccgaagatctgcacgcaccaacggaaacgcctccaacgttgttccaacgaccaatgatgccctccagttcgcagaagaggagtgcgtgctactactagccgcaacgcgccgacaccgtcagctaacaacaccgcggaaatcgctagacggcgacaacaagtcgaggaactcttgcagcaataacgtcaacaggcgcagactcagcctcagcctccgctgCAACCGCAGctgcagctacaacaaatggccctagcaccccaacaagttggtccatatgggggatggccagtgacgaactacgcgccacatccagtaccgaatatggagtcagtgtatgagaggttccgcaagcagcacgctccaaacttcgaagggactatagaaccctttgaggcagaagagtggctaaggaatgtgaaaccaattcttacgcacatgaacctcagtaatacggaccgcatatcctgcgtctcgtcattactcaggaaggatgccagaatatggtgggacttagttcagcagactaacgatgtcgccaccatgatatggacaagatttgtggagccgttccacaagaagtattacacctcggcagtcatcgctaatggtagaagaatatgctcgtcagttcaacagattagtcaagtttgcaccagagttggtcccaaccgactttacgaggttgaccaagttcgtcagaggacttagaccaaagatggaattaggggttaagttagcaaacctgggaaccactacctatgccaatgttctagaaatgaCAATATAAGTAGAAAGGATTGATTTtagtaaggagaagaaggattaaacgatggttccagaccaaagtctttgccttaacccaaggaggaacccatgctagtaacaagcatttacaggtcagatcctatcctcgatagtatatgttctagtatcgcttgattagTAACAGTATACtagtatatctcgttaggaatgatagaaaaactagacaaacctagtgaaagatttagaactaggtttgtaaccgagttgccttcaggcaaagtagttctatcatcacgaatagtacgaggcgtatcgatcaagattgaggacatagaactagaaggagacctgatagagctagtgatcaaggacttcgacgtaatactaggcatggatcggctagcacgaCATGGCGCAATGATCGatagcaaacgcaagaaggtgatgttcgagactcctgaacggccagagacgatgcttcatgggacaagcttcaggattatgcacctcgttagtgtcatctctcaaagctcaacaaaggatagagaaaggatgtcaagcgttcttagtcagcatcacgaacgtggaaagggagacgccacttaaggatggagatgttcgagttatacaagtatttccagaggtatttcccgatgacttgccaggattgccgccaaatcgaggaatagacttcacaatagaattagtactgggcaccgagcctgtctctaaggcaccataccggatggcacctacggaactcaaggagttaaagacgcagctacaagaactcctagacttgggttcaTTAGGttaagccattcaccatggggagctccagtactattcgtgaagaagaaggacggaagtatgcgcatgtgcatagactatcatgagctgaacaaagtaacgattaagaacaagtacccgctacctcagatcgacgat contains the following coding sequences:
- the LOC133791192 gene encoding uncharacterized protein LOC133791192 gives rise to the protein MYNWISIKKTQRQNEVFVERANRYIVSDDLQVMLLCTATSFSLLSKCGIMDGNAIEERAFNLGKDEVLDLLMNSLVSRTPLTETLLKHKPVPIELNNVISYQRKSAKERTNQEQGIYVKLFVSKSKKMICYTEAKKDFIDLLFSFLTVPLGHIVKQEYDYGSLKGCTDQLYKSVNDFGEQGFTSNDHKEMLVNPRVAPGFSYGNYLLGIEEASLPSCHYYSGDLISEPYFNELKNKEESIPLTLKYSRSHDKEGESRDGFLKGMNLFTVTDNLIIKPVSPMLGLPILNELKVPFNDIEERTVRVKKEEALNLLMSSFVSESALTNTFI